AGAATTTAGCTGCTGTGGGTATCTATCCAAATGAAGGACCAGAAGATTTAAGAAATAAGATTGTAGAAGCTGCTAAATCTTTTGATAATCAAAATGAAGTGTTAGTTTTAGTTGATATATGGTCAGGTTCACCATTTAATCAAGCAAATGCTTTAATGGCAGAATATCCAAATTGGGCTATAGTAACAGGGGTTAATTTACCATTACTAGCAGAAGCTATAGATGTTAGAGATGATGTAGCTACTGCACATGAATTAGCATCAAAAATTTTAAATGAGGGTAGAGAGGGAATTAAAGTTAAACCTGAAGAACTTGAACCTAAAAAAGTTAGAAAACAAGTTGCAAATTTAAATACAGATTTAGGTAATGGTAAGATTACATATGTATTAGCAAGGGTTGATACAAGATTACTACATGGTCAAGTTGCTACTTCATGGACAAAATCAACTAAACCAGATAGAATTATAGTTGTTTCAGATTCAGTATCAAAAGATACATTAAGAAAAACTATGATAACAGAAGCTGCACCTCCAGGGGTTAAAGCTAATACAGTGCCAATTGATAAAATGGTAGAAGTTGATAAAGATCCTCGTTTTGGAAATACAAAAGCTATGCTTTTATTTGAAACACCTCAAGATGCTTTAAAAGCTATAGAAAAAGGTATGAAAATAGAAGAATTAAATATAGGTTCTATGGCACATTCTGTAGGTAAAGTGGCTATAACAACTTCTTTAGCAATGGATATGAAAGATGTAGAAACTTTAGAAAAATTAATTAGTTTAGGTGTTAAGATGGACGTTAGAAAAGTTCCTTCTGATTCACCAGAAAATATAGAATATATTCTAAAGAAAGTTAAAGAAAAATTTTAAAATAATTCAGGAGGAATAAATATGTCAATAATAACAATTTTATTGGTTGTTTTAGTTGCATTCTTAGCTGGTATGGAGGGAGTGTTAGATCAATTCCAATTTCACCAACCACTAGTTGCATGTACATTAATTGGTCTTGTTACAGGGCATTTAACTGAGGGTATTATTCTTGGTGGTTCATTACAAATGATAGCATTAGGTTGGTCAAATGTTGGAGCTGCAATAGCACCAGATGCAGCACTTGCTTCAGTAGCATCAGCTATAATAATGGTTTTAGGATTAAATGGAGGAGAAGCAGATATTACTAGATCAATAAACTCAGCAATAGCACTTGCTATACCTTTATCAGTAGCAGGATTATTCTTAACTATGATAGCTCGTACAATTTCAATTTCAATAGTTCACTTAATGGACGGAGCTGCTAAAAAAGGGAATATTAGAAGAATAGAAATATTACAATTTTTAGCTTTATTTATTCAAGGGTCACGTATTGCAATACCTGCATTATTACTATGTATAATTCCATCATCAGCAGTTACAAGTATGTTACAAGCAATGCCAAGTTGGCTTTCAGATGGAATGGCAGTTGGTGGAGGAATGATAGCAGCAGTTGGATATGCTATGGTTATCAATATGATGTCAACTAAAGAAGTTTGGCCTTTCTTTATAATAGGGTTCTGTTTAGCTGCTATAAGTCAATTAACTCTAATTGCACTTGGGGCAATAGGTGTAAGTTTAGCTTTAATATACTTAGGATTAAAAGAAGCAGCAGTATCTTCAGGTAATGGTTCTAGTTTAGGTGATCCATTAGATGATATATTAAATGATTATTAGGATTTGGAGGATTTGAAATGGAAAAGAAAATAACATTATCTAAAAAAGATCGTTTTAAAGTAGCTGTGCGTCATCAATTCCTTCAAGGTTCTTGGAATTATGAACGTATGCAAAATGGTGGTTGGGCTTATTCTATTATACCAGCGATTAAAAAACTATATACAAAAAAAGAAGATCAAATAGCAGCATTAGAACGTCATTTAGAGTTCTATAATACTCACCCATATGTTTCAGCACCAGTTATGGGAGTTACATTGGCTTTAGAAGAAGAAAGAGCAAATGGTATTCCTGTTGATGATGCAGCTATACAAGGGGTTAAAATAGGAATGATGGGACCTTTAGCAGGAGTTGGAGATCCAGTATTCTGGTTTACAGCAAGACCTATACTTGGAGCACTTGGAGCTTCTCTTGCATTAGCTGGAAGTATATTAGGCCCTTTATTATTCTTCTTTGTATGGAATATTATGCGTTTTGCATTCTTATGGTATACACAAGAATTTGGATATCAAGTTGGAGTTAAAATAACTAAAGACTTATCAGGTGGATTACTTGGAAAAATTACTCAAGGTGCATCTATATTAGGTATGTTTATAATAGGTGGATTAGTTCAACGTTGGGTTAGCATATCATTTAAATCAGTAGTATCAGTTGTTAAACAAGCTGAGGGAGCATTTATTAATTGGGATACATTACCTAGTGGAACAGAGGGTATAAAGTCAGCATTAGAGCAATACAGTTCTCTTGGAGCAGCTGGATTAAATGTTGATAAAGTTACTACATTACAACAAAATATAGATTCATTAATACCAGGAGTATCAGCATTATTATTAACTTTATTATGTTGTTGGTTACTTAAGAAAAAAGTATCTCCAATTTCTATAATAGTAGTATTATTTGCAGTTGGAATTTTAGCAAGAGTTGCTGGAATAATGTAATATGATAGAATCTTTAAATAATAAAATAGATTTAACTATAAATGCAAGTTCTTTTTCTGGAATAATAAGTTATGGTAAAGTTCTTGTTGGTAATAAATCTTTTGAATATTATAATGATAGAAATATTAATGACTATATTCAAATACCTTGGGAAGAAGTTGAATATATTTCAGCTCAAGTTATTTTTAAGAAATGGGTAACGAGGTTTGTCATATTCACAAAGAGAAATGGTAAATTTTCATTCTCTACTAAGGATAATAAAAAGACATTAAAAGCTATTAGCAACTATATATATAAATCAAAAATGGTTAAATCTAAAACATTTTTACAAGTCATATTTTTAGGACTTAAAAGATTAATAAAAAGAATAAAATAGAATAAAAAATGTCCTGTGATGTACAGGACATTTTAATTATACTAATAACTATGCCAATTCACTATTTTTCAAAAAATTAAATAAATTTTTAGCATTTGACTTAAAAAAGAACCACATTTTTCTCTCTAGTCCATTATTATATTTAATAATAACTTTTCTATTTTTTATTTCAACATCTGAAATATTGTCTATATTTATTTTAAAAAAACCTAATATTAATATTTTTTCATCATAATATATAGTTCCTTTATTAGCAAAAATTACTCCAAATAAATATAGGGAAAAACCTAGTCTAATAAATATAAATATATTAAAATATATACCAGATAATAAAGATATAACTGAAAGAAAATAGAAACTATAAAGAAAAATTTCGCTAGAATTATTTTTCTTAAATTTCATAGAATGTTTTATCTTAAAAAATTCTAAATACAATAAATGGATATTAGTGATGAATAATAATGCAATCCATGATAGATTATCTGAATTATTTAGATTACTTAAATTAAATAGAAAACATAGTAATACTATATTAAAAACATAATATACCATATTTAGTTTTGTTTTGTTCATAAAAATCTCAACCCCTTTATTTTATATGATTATACCATAATATTACAAGTTTTATAGTAAAAAAATAAAAAATTGTCCTTTTTAAAGATGATAGGACAATTTGATTATTTTAATAATTATGTTAATTTAATATTTTTCAAAAAATCAAAGAAACTTTTACTACTTAATTCAGAGATGAATTTTATTTTTCTTTCTGTTCCATTATCATATTTGATAATTATTTTTTTATCTTCCATTTCGATTTTTGAAATATTTTCTATATCTATTTTTAAAAAACCTAATATCAATATTTTGTTGCTATAATATATAGTTCCTTGATTAACAAAAAATGTTCCAAATAAATATAGGGAAAGTCCTAGTTCAATAGTGTAAAATTCTTTAAAATATATACCAAATAATAAAAGCATAGCTGAAAGTAGATAGAAAACATAAAGAAAAAATTCCCAGTAATCTTTTTTCTTAAATTTCATAGAATTTCTTATCTTAAAAAATTCTAAATACAATAAATAGATATTAATAAATAATACTATTGATGTAAT
The window above is part of the Streptobacillus ratti genome. Proteins encoded here:
- a CDS encoding PTS mannose/fructose/sorbose transporter subunit IIC produces the protein MSIITILLVVLVAFLAGMEGVLDQFQFHQPLVACTLIGLVTGHLTEGIILGGSLQMIALGWSNVGAAIAPDAALASVASAIIMVLGLNGGEADITRSINSAIALAIPLSVAGLFLTMIARTISISIVHLMDGAAKKGNIRRIEILQFLALFIQGSRIAIPALLLCIIPSSAVTSMLQAMPSWLSDGMAVGGGMIAAVGYAMVINMMSTKEVWPFFIIGFCLAAISQLTLIALGAIGVSLALIYLGLKEAAVSSGNGSSLGDPLDDILNDY
- a CDS encoding mannose/fructose/sorbose PTS transporter subunit IIA, with protein sequence MIGIIIASHGNLASGILETSKMILGDVENLAAVGIYPNEGPEDLRNKIVEAAKSFDNQNEVLVLVDIWSGSPFNQANALMAEYPNWAIVTGVNLPLLAEAIDVRDDVATAHELASKILNEGREGIKVKPEELEPKKVRKQVANLNTDLGNGKITYVLARVDTRLLHGQVATSWTKSTKPDRIIVVSDSVSKDTLRKTMITEAAPPGVKANTVPIDKMVEVDKDPRFGNTKAMLLFETPQDALKAIEKGMKIEELNIGSMAHSVGKVAITTSLAMDMKDVETLEKLISLGVKMDVRKVPSDSPENIEYILKKVKEKF
- a CDS encoding DUF956 family protein; amino-acid sequence: MIESLNNKIDLTINASSFSGIISYGKVLVGNKSFEYYNDRNINDYIQIPWEEVEYISAQVIFKKWVTRFVIFTKRNGKFSFSTKDNKKTLKAISNYIYKSKMVKSKTFLQVIFLGLKRLIKRIK
- a CDS encoding PTS system mannose/fructose/sorbose family transporter subunit IID; this translates as MEKKITLSKKDRFKVAVRHQFLQGSWNYERMQNGGWAYSIIPAIKKLYTKKEDQIAALERHLEFYNTHPYVSAPVMGVTLALEEERANGIPVDDAAIQGVKIGMMGPLAGVGDPVFWFTARPILGALGASLALAGSILGPLLFFFVWNIMRFAFLWYTQEFGYQVGVKITKDLSGGLLGKITQGASILGMFIIGGLVQRWVSISFKSVVSVVKQAEGAFINWDTLPSGTEGIKSALEQYSSLGAAGLNVDKVTTLQQNIDSLIPGVSALLLTLLCCWLLKKKVSPISIIVVLFAVGILARVAGIM